TCCTTGAACATCCTCAGTTTAAGAAAATAGAGACACAGGAATGTGGCACAGGGTTTAGAAATTGCTCAGTTGTtctaatttaacattttgagGAAAGTGCCAGATATATTTGACCTAATCAAGCTGTTAAATTTTAactgttaatttaatttaatttaatttaatttaatttaatttaatttaatttaattttaagttaAGTGAAAATTCAAACCTCTTACTTAACAGAAACCCATATTTAAACGCAGACTTGctcattttcatctttatttgaaGTCTGTTTAAAACTACTCACATTTAGAGAAATTtagagagaaattaaaaaaaacccaatcttGTCTTCATATGAgagtttatttcaaataaattcaaGTCCGTAAATCAGAGTCACACATAGCaaaaaaacgttgttttttcttattacttGGTTTCCTGAACCTTTGTGATTTCCTGTGAAGAGAAGAAACCCCATTATACTTGTATaaacactttgaaaataaaatatatagttATTACTCTTTATGGGTTTACATACTTCATTAAGGATTGCTTTCAGCTCCTCGTAGGCTCTCTCTAGGTCATCATTGATGATAACAATGTCAAACATTCCAGGCTCTTTACCTAGAAATCAAAATATATCgtcttatttgtttctgttcttgttttcaaTCTTAGCACTCTCTTTCCGCCAAACTGTAGAAAAACCTACTGAGCTCCATATCGATGCGTGCAGCCTCCAGACGTTTCTGTAAACtctcctctgtttctgtctgcctgtctctcagACGTTTTTCCTGAGAAAGACAACAGAATGTGACATTTCTTCTGGTATAAAAGCTGCTTTAGGGAAGAACAGTAGGAATATTTGATATTAACATATATACTAAGATTATTCATGAAGGCAGCAATTTAAAATTGCATAaacctttttgtaaaaatgagaaattttaTAACAGAGTCCTCCTTCTGTTATTCAAATCCAGCTCAGAGCATGAAAAGATGAGCCTTAGTGGTGAGATATGCAGCTTAATTGTAAAGCCATAAGTGAAACATTTACCAGGACCTCCATGGATGGAGGCTGGATGGAGATGTAGATGGGGTTCAGGTCCGTCTCTTTAATCCGCCTCACCCCCTGAATGTCCACATCAAGGATGCAGATCAGGTTCTTGGCACGTACGTCTTCCACAGCAGCCTTGCTaacgttttaaaaataaaaacaaaacaagagagttaaaaaaacaggaaaaaaacatttgatattgTTTAGCATTAATTcatgtaattttgttcttttcaaatAGAGGCACTGAAGGTAAGAGGATTTCTGAGCTGCTTGAATTCAGTCAGCGTTATCTTCAGAATAAGGGGAGGAGATTAAACGTAACTCAAGAGATGCTAAGCTGTTGTGTTGCTCTTTTTGACTTACAGGTCAAAGCTCCATCTGTCACAAGGACAGTATGCAGTATATTCCTGTAATCCCTGTTAGTAAACTGACGGGTATTTTCTATAAGGCATAGGTCTTTAGATTTAAACCGTATCACtgatgcctttttttgtttgttttgcctctttaaaaaagctgttaaattaaaataaccaCAATATAGCTGAATGTTGTCATTGATTGGATTTTAACAAATTCTTCTTTAATgctttaaatgctgtttatgtACCTTGTTCCATACATGTTGCCAGAAAATTCAGCATTCTCAATGAACTGTCCTTCGTCAATGCTTTCCCGCATGGCCTCTCTTGTCGTAAAGTGGTAGTCTGAAAGATGCAACATACAGTAAGCAAAGATTCTAgctctgcaaaaaaaaccaactcattttaaactaaaatgtaatgcaaatcATTCCTTTTTTGAGCTGAGTATCTGGAGCTACAAGCAGTCAGTATTTTGCCTGCAGTGGATAGGAGTCAGAGGATCTCAACTTGAAGGAtcaagggagaaaaaaatatagaagAGTGAAGGTAGGGGGCCTATTTTAGATTGTAGCCatcaaaaacaactcaaatttgacaaatgttttagtGATTCAAGTGATGACTTTTATATCAGATAGTTAAACAACCTGGATATGTTTCACACATCCTATGTTTGCAACATGTTTGACATGGAGTATGTTGCAACAAACCAAGGAACCACGTTCCAACACAGACAGTCTTTAGTTTCAACAACCATCTTATTCAAAATGAAGCTGTGGAAACGTTTACAACAGAGGGTTGAGTTGGCTGAAAAATACACTCTGACACTGGCCTTTAGAATGATTAGCATTTAGTTTCTCTCTTCCATGaagatttctccaaactgacatCATTCTGACTGTTGTCTACTGCAGGAAAGATACTGCTTGCTCATAACTTCTTCAcaaaaacccactttaaaaaaaaccccaacataaaATCCCCCCAAAATTTTTCGCCATTATTTATGGCTGccagtgtttttaaaggttacttgctctaaattaaatgtaacttttttgcaaaataaaaaacaaataaagatctTCGGATTGGGATATACATGCAATGATTAGaaatcatttcctgtttgatttgctttaataaatgcCAAAAGTTACAGAAAGCATAATTATTTTCATACAGGATACAACGGTCTAAACCTTCAACATCAAAATCTCCTGAGActctaaaacaacaaagattcagacacaaacacattgcTTCCACTAACACTAATGACCAATCATTAGCATGACACCATGAAGGAATCTACTTTAGACTGAAAGATGTGTTTTAAGCAGTATTCATTTTGGGGGGTTAGTGGAtgagttaaaatctgttcagttttcagaaaaataaatgaaaaaaagagaaaggaaatcACAAAAGTGTATAAAAGGACCACACATATATTATAAATTGATGATAGATTGAAAACTTTAAGTGTTGCTAATGATTGGATGTAAATGATCAGCACTCTAAAAGCCACAATGGAAGCTGAAACAATTTTCTGGGTTTCTGGAAACAGGAATCACTAAAGAGGCATCACAGGGGGCTATTTTCAGAAGTTTTTTACTCCAAAGTGTGGATTGTCTGATCCTGATTTCTAAGTTTCTTCTGAATtcttcaatttttgttttgttttctgcatatTTGTCTGGCACGTGCCTTTTAATCCGATAACAGCATCCCGGACAATGAAAGTAACCCCCATTCCTCTGCTAAAAAACTGCTGTGGTCAAGAATCACCTTTATCTGTGGTTTCTGATTCATTTGGACACGAAAATGGGGTGGACATTTCTAAGTCTTCAGAGGAAAGAACGTCTGCTACGGGCAGTAAAGTAGCCCCCAGAAGCATAGGGAGCTTGTTCAGCCCTACGGAGAGAGAgcaaaaatgtgacaaaaccaTTTAAGCAGTTCACTAAGGAGTAGGAAGTGTGGCGGTCTTGTGGACTGGGCAGGTATGGAAGGCTGAAAATGTAGAAATGAG
The Kryptolebias marmoratus isolate JLee-2015 linkage group LG24, ASM164957v2, whole genome shotgun sequence DNA segment above includes these coding regions:
- the guk1b gene encoding guanylate kinase 1b isoform X2, giving the protein MSGPRPVVLSGPSGAGKSTLLKRLMKEHEGVFGFSVSHTTRNPRPGEEDGKDYHFTTREAMRESIDEGQFIENAEFSGNMYGTSKAAVEDVRAKNLICILDVDIQGVRRIKETDLNPIYISIQPPSMEVLEKRLRDRQTETEESLQKRLEAARIDMELSKEPGMFDIVIINDDLERAYEELKAILNEEITKVQETK
- the guk1b gene encoding guanylate kinase 1b isoform X1 → MSGPRPVVLSGPSGAGKSTLLKRLMKEHEGVFGFSVSHTTRNPRPGEEDGKGLNKLPMLLGATLLPVADVLSSEDLEMSTPFSCPNESETTDKDYHFTTREAMRESIDEGQFIENAEFSGNMYGTSKAAVEDVRAKNLICILDVDIQGVRRIKETDLNPIYISIQPPSMEVLEKRLRDRQTETEESLQKRLEAARIDMELSKEPGMFDIVIINDDLERAYEELKAILNEEITKVQETK